One genomic region from Trueperaceae bacterium encodes:
- a CDS encoding TOBE domain-containing protein: protein DRIAVMFGGRIEQVGTPEEIYERPANRRVAEFVGEGNFLPATVRAVAGAAATVEVAGVGSLEAEAREDARPGRAVVVGFRPHDVTLAPLPAGGAGGGLVGTLLSRTYLGDVVRYELELANGATVIAESYASAGPPGQVGERFALGVAPGRARLFAAEAGGAAPSAPETAPVRRAGADSALAGAS from the coding sequence GACCGCATCGCCGTGATGTTCGGCGGCCGCATCGAGCAGGTGGGCACGCCCGAGGAGATCTACGAGCGGCCGGCCAACCGGCGCGTGGCCGAGTTCGTGGGGGAGGGCAACTTCCTCCCCGCCACGGTGCGCGCCGTGGCCGGTGCGGCCGCCACGGTGGAGGTGGCGGGCGTCGGCAGCCTCGAGGCCGAGGCCCGCGAGGACGCCCGGCCGGGCCGGGCCGTGGTGGTCGGGTTCAGGCCGCACGACGTGACGCTCGCGCCGCTCCCGGCGGGCGGGGCCGGCGGCGGGCTCGTGGGCACGCTACTCAGCCGCACCTACCTGGGCGACGTGGTGCGCTACGAGCTCGAGCTGGCTAACGGCGCCACCGTGATCGCCGAGAGCTACGCCAGCGCCGGGCCCCCGGGCCAGGTGGGCGAGCGCTTCGCGCTCGGCGTGGCGCCCGGGCGGGCCCGGCTCTTCGCCGCCGAGGCGGGCGGCGCCGCGCCCAGCGCGCCCGAGACGGCGCCCGTCAGACGCGCCGGCGCCGACT
- a CDS encoding ABC transporter ATP-binding protein has translation MTTPHETHVSLVDLVVQFPGTTAVDSATLDVAPGEFFSLLGPSGCGKTTLLRTIAGFYRQRQGGIWFGDTRMDAVPAHKRDTGMVFQNYALFPHLTVAQNVAYGLKPRRVPRAEADERVRQALALVDLTGLEDRKPRQLSGGQQQRVA, from the coding sequence GTGACGACGCCACACGAGACGCACGTGTCGCTGGTCGACCTCGTCGTGCAGTTCCCCGGCACGACCGCCGTCGACAGCGCCACCCTGGACGTCGCCCCTGGCGAGTTCTTCTCCCTCCTGGGCCCGAGCGGCTGCGGGAAGACGACCCTCCTGCGCACCATCGCCGGCTTCTACCGCCAACGCCAGGGCGGCATCTGGTTCGGCGACACCCGCATGGACGCCGTGCCCGCCCACAAGCGCGACACGGGCATGGTGTTCCAGAACTACGCCCTCTTCCCGCACCTCACCGTGGCCCAGAACGTGGCCTACGGGCTGAAACCACGCCGCGTGCCGCGCGCCGAGGCGGACGAGCGCGTGCGCCAGGCGCTGGCCCTCGTCGACCTCACCGGCCTGGAGGACCGCAAGCCGCGCCAGCTCTCGGGCGGTCAACAGCAGCGCGTGGC